The Ruminococcus bovis genome includes a region encoding these proteins:
- a CDS encoding C40 family peptidase produces MTKIKRILTLIICVAILASATVIGTSTASASGSGAGLVSWAYRAYNEHWKYVWGGASVGSVDCSGLIYSYAGGERVTESMIAASPESGSISSIPRIHGLGLYQYGHVGVYVGGGMGIDARDEISNVCLDSISNKSWTQWFKISGVSYPTSGWQEVAGQYYYYEDGQYIVNTSRTIDGVTYSFGSDGASNKTPSNMSSTADSSSSNKKHKKKKTAWQLGDSGSQVTKIQKRLKELGFYNGDITGYFGTDTQKAYKAFQTAAGVVVDGICGKTDRDILYSDNAPVYVAPTTVAKKKTTTKKQSTKKTTTKTKKQEKVISVGDYSKDVTSIQNQLIKLNYLEKGNATGYFGEDTEQAIKDFQDYNEITVTGSVDSATKKALFSKNAVANPEAKTEEKTEDNNEEKQLATFTFKDATEEPTTIAEPISTTDETTNKSVVLESNQLASKALAGVTSSESFEQVTPITNESSSQLIKWLCVVIAVMGSVFVLVTINEKKKARRRRRMRHARRMR; encoded by the coding sequence ATGACAAAAATTAAGAGAATATTGACGCTGATTATATGTGTTGCAATTTTAGCAAGTGCAACAGTAATCGGTACATCAACTGCTTCTGCATCCGGGTCAGGTGCCGGGCTAGTAAGTTGGGCTTATCGAGCTTATAACGAACATTGGAAGTATGTTTGGGGTGGTGCTTCAGTTGGCTCTGTTGACTGTAGTGGACTTATCTATTCATATGCCGGTGGTGAGAGAGTAACAGAATCTATGATTGCTGCTTCTCCTGAATCAGGCTCAATCAGTTCAATACCAAGAATTCATGGTCTTGGTCTTTATCAGTATGGTCATGTTGGTGTATATGTTGGTGGTGGCATGGGTATTGATGCTCGTGACGAAATCTCTAATGTATGTCTTGACTCTATTAGTAACAAATCTTGGACTCAGTGGTTTAAGATTTCAGGTGTAAGCTACCCTACATCTGGTTGGCAGGAAGTTGCCGGACAGTATTATTATTACGAAGATGGTCAGTATATCGTAAATACATCAAGAACTATTGATGGTGTTACATATTCATTTGGCTCAGATGGTGCATCTAACAAGACACCTAGTAATATGAGTTCTACTGCAGACTCTTCCTCAAGTAATAAGAAACATAAGAAAAAGAAAACAGCATGGCAGTTAGGTGACTCCGGTAGTCAGGTAACTAAAATCCAGAAGAGACTAAAAGAACTTGGTTTCTATAACGGTGACATTACAGGTTACTTTGGCACAGACACTCAGAAAGCCTACAAGGCATTCCAGACTGCTGCCGGTGTAGTTGTTGACGGTATCTGTGGTAAAACAGATAGAGATATTCTTTATTCCGATAATGCTCCGGTATATGTAGCTCCTACAACTGTAGCAAAGAAGAAAACTACTACAAAGAAACAGTCAACTAAAAAGACTACAACAAAAACAAAGAAACAAGAAAAAGTTATCTCTGTTGGTGATTATAGCAAAGATGTAACATCAATTCAGAATCAGCTTATCAAGTTAAATTACCTAGAAAAGGGTAATGCAACAGGTTACTTTGGCGAAGATACAGAACAGGCTATTAAGGATTTCCAGGATTACAACGAAATCACGGTAACAGGTTCTGTAGATAGTGCAACAAAGAAAGCTTTATTCAGCAAGAATGCTGTTGCAAATCCTGAAGCTAAGACTGAAGAAAAGACAGAAGATAATAATGAAGAAAAGCAACTTGCAACCTTTACATTTAAGGATGCTACTGAAGAACCAACTACAATAGCTGAACCAATTTCAACAACAGATGAAACTACTAACAAGTCTGTTGTATTAGAATCAAATCAGCTGGCAAGTAAAGCACTTGCAGGTGTAACATCAAGTGAAAGCTTTGAACAGGTTACTCCTATTACAAATGAAAGTAGTTCTCAGCTAATTAAATGGCTATGTGTTGTTATTGCCGTAATGGGCAGTGTGTTTGTTCTGGTTACAATTAACGAGAAGAAGAAAGCTCGTCGTAGACGCAGAATGAGACATGCAAGACGCATGAGATAA